Proteins encoded in a region of the Labrus mixtus chromosome 19, fLabMix1.1, whole genome shotgun sequence genome:
- the cd226 gene encoding CD226 antigen isoform X4: protein MEAVQKDHWYFVVLIFLPFLKVAVQQKDAITVHLEEGMVLDCLCPWNGNLSMVSWNKVPDKEPVAVFHPEYGVAFSHHYRERIEFLRTTPMDGSISMRNVTHQDIGLYHCSVQTFPQGPWTRNIQVEDLDTPPEEDDSPQPPTPEDVRVDTELVAERNNNLTIKCNHVHNGTVYQVILEKMPHSQPWSIIGVCKKVEGGLVGEDYSDRGGVSCADSLDVSLHLTGVVPEDSGFYRCTFSTDTGVQTTTVLLTVAPPGGFSLSMYMMYIYIGAGAAGLILLMVIIILAVRHSRKRNRREEYKVKLHPSQSQKWRQWQRQ from the exons ATGGAAGCTGTACAAAAGGACCACTGGTACTTCGTGGTACTcatctttcttccttttcttaaaG TTGCTGTCCAGCAGAAAGATGCCATCACAGTCCATCTGGAGGAAGGCATGGTTCTGGACTGTTTGTGCCCCTGGAACGGCAACCTCAGCATGGTGTCCTGGAATAAAGTGCCAGACAAGGAACCTGTGGCTGTTTTCCATCCGGAGTATGGCGTAGCTTTCTCTCACCATTATCGGGAAAGGATAGAGTTCCTGAGGACAACGCCGATGGATGGAAGTATATCCATGAGGAACGTCACTCACCAGGACATCGGGCTTTATCACTGTTCTGTTCAGACCTTCCCCCAAGGCCCCTGGACGAGGAACATTCAGGTGGAGGATTTAG ATACACCCCCAGAAGAAGACGATAGCCCACAGCCGCCCACCCCAGAAGATGTAAGAGTGGACACGGAGCTGGTAGCAGAGCGGAACAACAACCTGACCATCAAATGTAACCACGTGCACAACGGCACTGTCTACCAGGTCATATTGGAGAAGATGCCGCACAGCCAGCCTTGGAGCATTATCGGAGTGTGTAAGAAGGTGGAGGGGGGCCTGGTGGGAGAAGACTACAGCGACAGGGGGGGGGTGAGCTGTGCAGACAGCCTGGACGTCAGTCTGCATCTGACAGGCGTGGTGCCGGAAGACAGCGGCTTCTACCGCTGTACCTTTAGCACGGACACAGGAGTGCAGACCACCACTGTGCTGCTCACTGTGGCCCCTCCAG GTGGATTCAGCCTGTCTATGTACATGATGTATATTTACATCGGGGCTGGAGCTGCAGGGCTAATTCTTCTCATGGTCATTATTATACTCGCAGTGAGGCACAG caggaagaggaacagGAGAGAAGAGTACAAAGTCAAACTGCACCCATCTCAGAGTCAG AAATGGAGGCAGTGGCAGAGGCAGTAA
- the cd226 gene encoding CD226 antigen isoform X3 produces MEAVQKDHWYFVVLIFLPFLKVAVQQKDAITVHLEEGMVLDCLCPWNGNLSMVSWNKVPDKEPVAVFHPEYGVAFSHHYRERIEFLRTTPMDGSISMRNVTHQDIGLYHCSVQTFPQGPWTRNIQVEDLDTPPEEDDSPQPPTPEDVRVDTELVAERNNNLTIKCNHVHNGTVYQVILEKMPHSQPWSIIGVCKKVEGGLVGEDYSDRGGVSCADSLDVSLHLTGVVPEDSGFYRCTFSTDTGVQTTTVLLTVAPPGGFSLSMYMMYIYIGAGAAGLILLMVIIILAVRHRNGGSGRGSNGYAGYPARKQDKCGQVRNMELKETI; encoded by the exons ATGGAAGCTGTACAAAAGGACCACTGGTACTTCGTGGTACTcatctttcttccttttcttaaaG TTGCTGTCCAGCAGAAAGATGCCATCACAGTCCATCTGGAGGAAGGCATGGTTCTGGACTGTTTGTGCCCCTGGAACGGCAACCTCAGCATGGTGTCCTGGAATAAAGTGCCAGACAAGGAACCTGTGGCTGTTTTCCATCCGGAGTATGGCGTAGCTTTCTCTCACCATTATCGGGAAAGGATAGAGTTCCTGAGGACAACGCCGATGGATGGAAGTATATCCATGAGGAACGTCACTCACCAGGACATCGGGCTTTATCACTGTTCTGTTCAGACCTTCCCCCAAGGCCCCTGGACGAGGAACATTCAGGTGGAGGATTTAG ATACACCCCCAGAAGAAGACGATAGCCCACAGCCGCCCACCCCAGAAGATGTAAGAGTGGACACGGAGCTGGTAGCAGAGCGGAACAACAACCTGACCATCAAATGTAACCACGTGCACAACGGCACTGTCTACCAGGTCATATTGGAGAAGATGCCGCACAGCCAGCCTTGGAGCATTATCGGAGTGTGTAAGAAGGTGGAGGGGGGCCTGGTGGGAGAAGACTACAGCGACAGGGGGGGGGTGAGCTGTGCAGACAGCCTGGACGTCAGTCTGCATCTGACAGGCGTGGTGCCGGAAGACAGCGGCTTCTACCGCTGTACCTTTAGCACGGACACAGGAGTGCAGACCACCACTGTGCTGCTCACTGTGGCCCCTCCAG GTGGATTCAGCCTGTCTATGTACATGATGTATATTTACATCGGGGCTGGAGCTGCAGGGCTAATTCTTCTCATGGTCATTATTATACTCGCAGTGAGGCACAG AAATGGAGGCAGTGGCAGAGGCAGTAATGGATATGCAGGCTATCCTGCTAGGAAACAAGACAAATGTGGACAAGTTAGAAATATGGAACTCAAAGAGACAATATAG
- the cd226 gene encoding CD226 antigen isoform X5 → MEAVQKDHWYFVVLIFLPFLKVAVQQKDAITVHLEEGMVLDCLCPWNGNLSMVSWNKVPDKEPVAVFHPEYGVAFSHHYRERIEFLRTTPMDGSISMRNVTHQDIGLYHCSVQTFPQGPWTRNIQVEDLDTPPEEDDSPQPPTPEDVRVDTELVAERNNNLTIKCNHVHNGTVYQVILEKMPHSQPWSIIGVCKKVEGGLVGEDYSDRGGVSCADSLDVSLHLTGVVPEDSGFYRCTFSTDTGVQTTTVLLTVAPPGGFSLSMYMMYIYIGAGAAGLILLMVIIILAVRHRKRNRREEYKVKLHPSQSQKWRQWQRQ, encoded by the exons ATGGAAGCTGTACAAAAGGACCACTGGTACTTCGTGGTACTcatctttcttccttttcttaaaG TTGCTGTCCAGCAGAAAGATGCCATCACAGTCCATCTGGAGGAAGGCATGGTTCTGGACTGTTTGTGCCCCTGGAACGGCAACCTCAGCATGGTGTCCTGGAATAAAGTGCCAGACAAGGAACCTGTGGCTGTTTTCCATCCGGAGTATGGCGTAGCTTTCTCTCACCATTATCGGGAAAGGATAGAGTTCCTGAGGACAACGCCGATGGATGGAAGTATATCCATGAGGAACGTCACTCACCAGGACATCGGGCTTTATCACTGTTCTGTTCAGACCTTCCCCCAAGGCCCCTGGACGAGGAACATTCAGGTGGAGGATTTAG ATACACCCCCAGAAGAAGACGATAGCCCACAGCCGCCCACCCCAGAAGATGTAAGAGTGGACACGGAGCTGGTAGCAGAGCGGAACAACAACCTGACCATCAAATGTAACCACGTGCACAACGGCACTGTCTACCAGGTCATATTGGAGAAGATGCCGCACAGCCAGCCTTGGAGCATTATCGGAGTGTGTAAGAAGGTGGAGGGGGGCCTGGTGGGAGAAGACTACAGCGACAGGGGGGGGGTGAGCTGTGCAGACAGCCTGGACGTCAGTCTGCATCTGACAGGCGTGGTGCCGGAAGACAGCGGCTTCTACCGCTGTACCTTTAGCACGGACACAGGAGTGCAGACCACCACTGTGCTGCTCACTGTGGCCCCTCCAG GTGGATTCAGCCTGTCTATGTACATGATGTATATTTACATCGGGGCTGGAGCTGCAGGGCTAATTCTTCTCATGGTCATTATTATACTCGCAGTGAGGCACAG gaagaggaacagGAGAGAAGAGTACAAAGTCAAACTGCACCCATCTCAGAGTCAG AAATGGAGGCAGTGGCAGAGGCAGTAA
- the cd226 gene encoding CD226 antigen isoform X1, with protein sequence MEAVQKDHWYFVVLIFLPFLKVAVQQKDAITVHLEEGMVLDCLCPWNGNLSMVSWNKVPDKEPVAVFHPEYGVAFSHHYRERIEFLRTTPMDGSISMRNVTHQDIGLYHCSVQTFPQGPWTRNIQVEDLDTPPEEDDSPQPPTPEDVRVDTELVAERNNNLTIKCNHVHNGTVYQVILEKMPHSQPWSIIGVCKKVEGGLVGEDYSDRGGVSCADSLDVSLHLTGVVPEDSGFYRCTFSTDTGVQTTTVLLTVAPPGGFSLSMYMMYIYIGAGAAGLILLMVIIILAVRHSRKRNRREEYKVKLHPSQSQQNHYENISVCRSAKKPRQIRNAPVYANLQTIQSYKTTAGYPSADLSINQQKKLTYKNRSS encoded by the exons ATGGAAGCTGTACAAAAGGACCACTGGTACTTCGTGGTACTcatctttcttccttttcttaaaG TTGCTGTCCAGCAGAAAGATGCCATCACAGTCCATCTGGAGGAAGGCATGGTTCTGGACTGTTTGTGCCCCTGGAACGGCAACCTCAGCATGGTGTCCTGGAATAAAGTGCCAGACAAGGAACCTGTGGCTGTTTTCCATCCGGAGTATGGCGTAGCTTTCTCTCACCATTATCGGGAAAGGATAGAGTTCCTGAGGACAACGCCGATGGATGGAAGTATATCCATGAGGAACGTCACTCACCAGGACATCGGGCTTTATCACTGTTCTGTTCAGACCTTCCCCCAAGGCCCCTGGACGAGGAACATTCAGGTGGAGGATTTAG ATACACCCCCAGAAGAAGACGATAGCCCACAGCCGCCCACCCCAGAAGATGTAAGAGTGGACACGGAGCTGGTAGCAGAGCGGAACAACAACCTGACCATCAAATGTAACCACGTGCACAACGGCACTGTCTACCAGGTCATATTGGAGAAGATGCCGCACAGCCAGCCTTGGAGCATTATCGGAGTGTGTAAGAAGGTGGAGGGGGGCCTGGTGGGAGAAGACTACAGCGACAGGGGGGGGGTGAGCTGTGCAGACAGCCTGGACGTCAGTCTGCATCTGACAGGCGTGGTGCCGGAAGACAGCGGCTTCTACCGCTGTACCTTTAGCACGGACACAGGAGTGCAGACCACCACTGTGCTGCTCACTGTGGCCCCTCCAG GTGGATTCAGCCTGTCTATGTACATGATGTATATTTACATCGGGGCTGGAGCTGCAGGGCTAATTCTTCTCATGGTCATTATTATACTCGCAGTGAGGCACAG caggaagaggaacagGAGAGAAGAGTACAAAGTCAAACTGCACCCATCTCAGAGTCAG CAAAACCACTATGAGAACATCTCTGTGTGCAGGAGTGCAAAGAAGCCCAGGCAGATCAGAAATGCTCCAGTGTACGCcaacctgcagacaatacaatCATACAAAACCA CTGCAGGTTATCCCTCTGCAGATTTAAGTataaatcagcaaaaaaaactaacatATAAGAACAGGAGCTCGTag
- the cd226 gene encoding CD226 antigen isoform X2 has product MEAVQKDHWYFVVLIFLPFLKVAVQQKDAITVHLEEGMVLDCLCPWNGNLSMVSWNKVPDKEPVAVFHPEYGVAFSHHYRERIEFLRTTPMDGSISMRNVTHQDIGLYHCSVQTFPQGPWTRNIQVEDLDTPPEEDDSPQPPTPEDVRVDTELVAERNNNLTIKCNHVHNGTVYQVILEKMPHSQPWSIIGVCKKVEGGLVGEDYSDRGGVSCADSLDVSLHLTGVVPEDSGFYRCTFSTDTGVQTTTVLLTVAPPGGFSLSMYMMYIYIGAGAAGLILLMVIIILAVRHRKRNRREEYKVKLHPSQSQQNHYENISVCRSAKKPRQIRNAPVYANLQTIQSYKTTAGYPSADLSINQQKKLTYKNRSS; this is encoded by the exons ATGGAAGCTGTACAAAAGGACCACTGGTACTTCGTGGTACTcatctttcttccttttcttaaaG TTGCTGTCCAGCAGAAAGATGCCATCACAGTCCATCTGGAGGAAGGCATGGTTCTGGACTGTTTGTGCCCCTGGAACGGCAACCTCAGCATGGTGTCCTGGAATAAAGTGCCAGACAAGGAACCTGTGGCTGTTTTCCATCCGGAGTATGGCGTAGCTTTCTCTCACCATTATCGGGAAAGGATAGAGTTCCTGAGGACAACGCCGATGGATGGAAGTATATCCATGAGGAACGTCACTCACCAGGACATCGGGCTTTATCACTGTTCTGTTCAGACCTTCCCCCAAGGCCCCTGGACGAGGAACATTCAGGTGGAGGATTTAG ATACACCCCCAGAAGAAGACGATAGCCCACAGCCGCCCACCCCAGAAGATGTAAGAGTGGACACGGAGCTGGTAGCAGAGCGGAACAACAACCTGACCATCAAATGTAACCACGTGCACAACGGCACTGTCTACCAGGTCATATTGGAGAAGATGCCGCACAGCCAGCCTTGGAGCATTATCGGAGTGTGTAAGAAGGTGGAGGGGGGCCTGGTGGGAGAAGACTACAGCGACAGGGGGGGGGTGAGCTGTGCAGACAGCCTGGACGTCAGTCTGCATCTGACAGGCGTGGTGCCGGAAGACAGCGGCTTCTACCGCTGTACCTTTAGCACGGACACAGGAGTGCAGACCACCACTGTGCTGCTCACTGTGGCCCCTCCAG GTGGATTCAGCCTGTCTATGTACATGATGTATATTTACATCGGGGCTGGAGCTGCAGGGCTAATTCTTCTCATGGTCATTATTATACTCGCAGTGAGGCACAG gaagaggaacagGAGAGAAGAGTACAAAGTCAAACTGCACCCATCTCAGAGTCAG CAAAACCACTATGAGAACATCTCTGTGTGCAGGAGTGCAAAGAAGCCCAGGCAGATCAGAAATGCTCCAGTGTACGCcaacctgcagacaatacaatCATACAAAACCA CTGCAGGTTATCCCTCTGCAGATTTAAGTataaatcagcaaaaaaaactaacatATAAGAACAGGAGCTCGTag